The genomic DNA GGGTAAGAGCCATGAATATTATCGCCATTTATTGGGAAAATAATTCCCAAGTATTAATAAAATTTAAAATGGTAAGAAACCTATTTACACAGAACTATTTATACTCCCTCTAGCCATTCTGCTTGTCTAAGTGCAGGTGTTTAGTTTTTATAAACTCATTTATCTTTTTTAAGGCCTCACCCTCTGATAATTCCCCCATTAAATGTTTTCTAGATATTTCAATAACCTCATCAGAAGGAACTAGCCCCTCAATAGCAAAAGATGCCTTGACATTAGCTATAGCCTTTTCTATATCCTGTTCCTTCACTGTATGTTTTTTAATGTTTAATGTCATAAAATTACAAGTCCCAATCTTTTGTTCTGGTTCTCATGTATTCAACAGCCTTTTTCCTTGCATTTTCATACATTGGTATTACATCCCTTCGGTTTTCTTTTGGCACCAGATCCATTAGGGCCTGCACATTTAAAAAAGCTGCTGTAGCACTCATATGTCCAGATTTACTTGTTAATGCTACTAATCTTTCAACATGTGTTTTCATAACTGCATCTACTTGCTGTCTAACTATGTATGTAATCATATCAGCATTTTCATCAATCCACTCTGATGCAAGCCCACGTTTTAAAGTTTTCTAGTAACTTCTGCTCTTGATTCGCCGGTAGTCTTTACTATATTTTCAATATTTTTGTAGGTTTGTTCATCAACGCAAAGACTATATCTTTTAAATCTATCAGGCATTCCAAATACCCCCTTATTAATATTTTTCACCACCTGTAAAGTCAGTGAAATCAAGCTGTTAAGGTAAATTATAATCCTTTTTTCACCTAATTACAACCAAAAAAGTGAGTTAAGCACCTCTACCTAACCCCTTGTCATTACTGGCTTTGCCAGGAATTTGTGGGTGCTAAACGCACCTCCCTTATCCTGCCTTTTACAAGCCACTAACTAAAATTACCAGTTTCTATCAGTTTTGCCTTACTCAACACTGATATTGCTGTTGCGTTTTGATGGCCCTTTTAACACTTTAATCAAGTTCATTTTTACCCCCAGGAACACATCTACTTGGGCATTAATACGGGCATATTATTATTTCAAACCAATTCATTAGCCACCCTAGCAACTTATAAACTTGAAGATCTGACAATGAAAAAGGCAAGCATTTTGATCCTCCATTGAATTTTACCAACCGATAGTAACTGAAATTTGTTATTGAAAAAGTTATTGAAGTACATAAAAATTAGAGTTAATTAGCAAGTTTTACAGCAGTATTAATAAAAAGTTATTGAATGATTGCCCTTAACCCTTGGTACACAAGGGCTACATGTTATTGAACCTATTCTGTACAAATCATTTTGTGTAGTGATTATCTCGTAGATTAGTTTTGATCAGATTCATCAAATGTTAATATGGCATATAATTGACAGATGCCCATAAAAAATAAAAATAGGTTTTGCATGTTGTACTTAAAGGGAAAAAAGCAGCAATCACTAATTGAAATAATTATTAGGGAGCATTCCTGTAAGAAAGTAAAATGACCTTTGAAAAAAAGAAGCACCTCCTGTAATATACTGGGTGTCGAGCTGTTGAGGCGGCCGACCCCTAATTTAATCACACAGGAGGTACTTCAAAATGAATTATAAACAAAAACAACGAATTGAGCAACTCACAGAAGCAACTTTAATTATCGGTGCTGATATTGCTAAATCAAAACACGTGGCAAGAGCTCAGGATTTTAGAGGAATTGAGTTAGGAAAGCGGTTGGTGTTTGATAATACAAGGGCGGGCTTAACCAAGTTAATGCATTGGGTTAGAACCCTAATGCTAGAGCACAGCAAAGACCAGGCTATTGTCGGCATCGAACCCATCGGGCATTACTGGTTGCCACTGGCTGAGTTTTTACGCAGAGAAGGCATAGCGGTGGTAGTGGTAAATCCCCTACATGTTAAGAGAAGCAAAGAGTTAGACGACAATTCACCGACCAAAAACGATATTAAGGATGCAAGAGTAATTGCCCAATTAGTAAAAGATGGTCGATACTCAGAACCTAATTTACCCACCGGTATCTATGCCGAACTTAGGGTAGGAATGGTTCAACGAGACCGTCTGAATCAAGACCTTAACCGGGTAAAAGGCAGAATACACAATTGGTTAGATAGGTATTTCCCTGAATATACAGGAGTTTTTAAAGATTGGGAAGGCAAAGCATCTTTGATGATATTAAATGCTTGTCCATTCCCTCAAGATGTTATTAAAACTGGCTCAGAAGGCATTGTGAGCCTGTGGAGAACTGAAATTAAACGGGCAGTTGGTATAAAAAGAGCCAACAAACTAATGCAGGCTGCCAAGGACTCCATTGGGTTATCCACAGGAATAGAGTTTGCCCGTCATGAAATCAAGATGCTACTTGAACAATATGACACTCTATGCAAACAAATGGAAACCCTGATGGAGGCAGTCCAAGAGCTAATCAAACAAATACCAGGAACCCAAGAAATGATGACCATTCCTGGAGTTGGCTTAGTCACAGTTGCCGGATTTTTAGCAGAAGTAGGGGACTTAAATAGATATAATCATGGGCAGCAAATAATTAAACTGTCAGGCCTAAATTTAAAAGAGAACAGTTCTGGTAAACACAAAGGGCAATCACGCATAAGCAAACGGGGGCGCCCTCGTCTAAGAGCCCTTTTGTTTAAAACAGTGTTAGTCATGGTTGCCAAAAACCAAGAGTTTAAGGCTATCCACAAGTACCTAACCACAAGGGCAGGAAACCCTTTGAAGAAAAAGCAATCCATAGTAGCCCTCTGTGGAAAACTTATACGTATTTTATTCACCATAGGTAAAAAACAAATTCCATATAATGCAGAGCAAGTATTAGGTGTTATTCGTGAAGCGCAATTACAGGAAGTTGCTTAGAAAGGCATTTAAGAGCTAAAGCACTCTTTAAACGATTTTAAAACAGACAAAGCAAGCACGGAGAAGCCGGGAACTAATTTTACCATACGGGCATGACCCAGCAAGGGAGCATCCCTGGCCTCCACCCCTTGAGAGGTAGAACGAAGGAATGTAAGGGCCAAATAGTTGGACCCCGTGAGACGTGGGAGGGTTAACCACAAGGGTGTATGTGGAGATCCATTGTGCAACCATAATTTGTAAAAAAGACTTACCCTTTGTTAGGTTATATCCCGACCTACCATAAAATGCTATTAATTCAAATACATTCCTGGATGTCATTTTTGAATGTGCTTGAAATTGTAAGAATGAGTGAGTAAATGCAAGAAAAACTTATTTTATTGAGGGAGGTTGATTAAGTTGAAAATTGTTAGTATGATCAAAAAAGGTTTAATGTTATTTTTGATGATGATTTTTGCATTTAGTAGTGTTGCATTTGCGGGTACTATTGACAACCAATCAGATCAAGAACAAGCTTTCATAAAAGAGTTTAAAGTAAATTGTGATAAAATGGATATCGATAAAAATACCCAAGAAAAGCTCTTAAAAAAGCTACAAAAAGGTGAAATGCTTGATTGTGTTAACCCCGAGAAAATAAAAGCTGTATCCGATAAGTTAAAAGTTTCCATAGAAAGTCCAAAATCAGAATACACCTTTGAAGATGGATCGAAAATTGTTCGTACATTAACAGTAGC from Peptococcaceae bacterium 1198_IL3148 includes the following:
- a CDS encoding IS110 family transposase; protein product: MNYKQKQRIEQLTEATLIIGADIAKSKHVARAQDFRGIELGKRLVFDNTRAGLTKLMHWVRTLMLEHSKDQAIVGIEPIGHYWLPLAEFLRREGIAVVVVNPLHVKRSKELDDNSPTKNDIKDARVIAQLVKDGRYSEPNLPTGIYAELRVGMVQRDRLNQDLNRVKGRIHNWLDRYFPEYTGVFKDWEGKASLMILNACPFPQDVIKTGSEGIVSLWRTEIKRAVGIKRANKLMQAAKDSIGLSTGIEFARHEIKMLLEQYDTLCKQMETLMEAVQELIKQIPGTQEMMTIPGVGLVTVAGFLAEVGDLNRYNHGQQIIKLSGLNLKENSSGKHKGQSRISKRGRPRLRALLFKTVLVMVAKNQEFKAIHKYLTTRAGNPLKKKQSIVALCGKLIRILFTIGKKQIPYNAEQVLGVIREAQLQEVA
- a CDS encoding antitoxin VbhA family protein, with the translated sequence MTLNIKKHTVKEQDIEKAIANVKASFAIEGLVPSDEVIEISRKHLMGELSEGEALKKINEFIKTKHLHLDKQNG